In the Phaseolus vulgaris cultivar G19833 chromosome 7, P. vulgaris v2.0, whole genome shotgun sequence genome, one interval contains:
- the LOC137830163 gene encoding uncharacterized protein translates to MNKMLIVLFMNVLVFSASAVSTEKSHVSAVGDPGMQRDGLRVAFEAWNFCNEVAQEAPHMGAPRAADCFDLSGSLIHKVTEADNKLGVGKLFPGLKLQYINNTDLYAIEKELYLGSLCEVADTPRPWQFWMVMLKNGNYDTRSGLCPKDGKKVPPFSPGRFPCFGQGCMNQPILCHQQTQLKDGRMVGGFSGTYDLDSDCGGEHDGVSYYEVVWEKKVNVGSWEFKHKLKTSKKYPWLMLYLRADATKGFSGGYHYDTRGMLKTLPESPNFKVRLSLDIKQGGGAKSQFYLLDIGSCWKNNGAPCDGDVLTDVTRYSEMIINPETPAWCSPIGLVNCPPYHITPDNKKIYRNDTANFPYSAYHYYCGPGNGEHLELPVSTCDPYSNPQAQEIVQLLPHPIWGEYGYPTKKGDGWVGDARTWELDVGGLSSRLYFYQDPGTPPAKRIWTSIDSGVEIFVSDKDEVAEWTLSEFDVILTESGTNFIDKAERK, encoded by the exons ATGAACAAAATGTTGATTGTGTTGTTCATGAATGTGCTTGTGTTCAGTGCCTCTGCTGTGTCCACAGAGAAGAGTCATGTCTCGGCTGTAGGAGACCCAGGAATGCAGAGAGATGGTCTGAGGGTGGCCTTTGAAGCTTGGAACTTCTGCAACGAAGTTGCTCAAGAAGCTCCTCACATGGGTGCTCCAAGAGCTGCTGACTGTTTTGATCTTTCGG GTTCTCTGATTCACAAGGTCACAGAAGCTGATAACAAACTTGGGGTGGGGAAGTTGTTTCCTGGCCTAAAATTACAATATATCAATAATACAGACCTTTATGCAATTGAAAAGGAATTGTATCTGGGTTCTTTGTGTGAAGTTGCAGACACCCCAAGGCCATGGCAATTTTGGATGGTAATGCTGAAAAATGGAAACTACGACACCAGGTCTGGGCTATGTCCTAAGGATGGAAAAAAGGTACCCCCTTTTAGTCCGGGACGGTTTCCTTGTTTTGGACAAGGGTGCATGAACCAACCCATCTTGTGCCATCAACAGACACAGCTcaaagatggaagaatggttggggGATTCAGTGGTACCTATGATTTGGATTCTGATTGTGGGGGAGAACATGATGGTGTATCTTACTACGAGGTAGTTTGGGAGAAGAAAGTTAATGTTGGGAGTTGGGAGTTCAAACACAAGCTAAAGACTTCAAAGAAATACCCATGGTTGATGTTGTACCTTAGAGCTGATGCAACCAAAGGATTCTCTGGAGGCTACCACTATGACACAAGGGGAATGCTAAAAACT CTTCCAGAGTCACCAAATTTTAAGGTGAGGTTGAGCTTGGATATCAAGCAGGGGGGAGGGGCCAAGAGCCAATTCTACCTTTTAGACATTGGAAGCTGTTGGAAGAACAATGGTGCTCCTTGTGATGGAGATGTACTCACTGATGTCACTAGATACAGTGAGATGATCATCAACCCTGAAACCCCAGCATGGTGCAGCCCCATAGGCTTGGTTAACTGCCCACCCTATCATATAACTCCAGACAACAAGAAAATCTATAGAAATGACACAGCCAATTTCCCCTACTCAGCATATCACTACTATTGTGGTCCTGGGAATGGTGAGCATTTGGAGCTGCCAGTGAGCACTTGTGACCCTTACAGCAACCCTCAGGCACAAGAGATTGTTCAGTTGCTACCTCACCCTATATGGGGTGAGTATGGGTATCCCACAAAAAAAGGTGATGGTTGGGTGGGGGATGCAAGGACTTGGGAACTGGATGTTGGAGGGCTATCAAGTAGACTATACTTTTATCAG GACCCAGGCACTCCTCCTGCCAAAAGAATATGGACATCTATTGATTCTGGTGTTGAGATATTTGTTAGCGACAAAGATGAAGTAGCAGAGTGGACTCTCAGTGAATTTGATGTCATTCTAACCGAATCAGGGACCAACTTCATAGATAAGGCTGAGAGAAAGTAG
- the LOC137830165 gene encoding uncharacterized protein — MNYGNPHSSLKMTSKTSGVDDFPKGLCEWSWKENKLFELALAVVDENHPERWEIVAAMVGGEKSAGEVQEQYVSLLEDLNLIESGKLDHELGVGEAHPCVLINSIESLCLSDRDSSITIPVVAIWSLWKSRNEKLWENKNMPWNTKGY; from the exons ATGAATTATGGTAATCCTCATAGTTCTCTGAAGATGACATCCAAAACGAGTGGCGTGGATGATTTTCCTAAGGGTTTGTGTGAGTGGAGTTGGAAGGAGAACAAGTTGTTTGAGCTGGCTTTGGCCGTGGTAGATGAGAACCACCCAGAACGGTGGGAGATTGTGGCAGCCATGGTGGGAggagaaaagagtgcaggggaAGTTCAAGAGCAATATGTATCTCTTTTGGAGGATTTAAATCTCATAGAATCTGGAAAACTGGACCATGAACTGGGAGTGGGAGAAGCTCACCCCTGTGTCCTAATTAACTCAATTGAATCCTTGTGCTTGTCTGATAGAGATAGCAGCAT AACCATTCCAGTTGTGGCTATATGGAGTCTATGGAAGTCAAGGAATGAAAAGCTTTGGGAGAATAAAAACATGCCGTGGAATACTAAAGGCTATTGA
- the LOC137830164 gene encoding pectinesterase 4-like: MQAKILGSAVSLILVVGVVIGVVAVVQSPKAQTNSTGDLKTTNRAVTTLCQGSDDEKLCHNVLSTSNSSDPKDYIVTVVKSSMDSVIKAFNMSDKLTVEHGNSSEGMKMALDDCKDLLQSAMHDLEASGVMVKESSIEDVNDRTAELKNWLGAVVAYQLSCLDGFNTDGEKKVQEQLQADSLDSVGKLTGLALDVVSGISKILQSLDLNLALKPSTRRLLELDQDGYPTWLSAADRRLLAQGAVPHATVAKDGSGQFKTITDAINSYPKNHQGRFIVYVKAGVYDEYILVDKNKVNLLIYGDGPTKTIITGRKNFAEGTKTMRTSTFSTVADDFMAKSIAFENTAGAKGHQAVALRVQGDRSVFFDCAMRGYQDTLYAHAHRQFYRNCEISGTIDFIFGYATTLIQNSKIFVRKPEANQQNIVVADGTGQKNMPTGVVLQNCEIMPDPSLAADRLTVKTYLARPWKAFSRAIFIENVIGDLIQPEGYIPWNPTVEPNTKDCFFGEFGNSGPGSNANARAPFSKGVISKQEAAKYTAEAWLQASAWLPATGIPFDAGFVKA; encoded by the exons atgcAGGCAAAAATACTCGGTTCCGCCGTTTCGCTCATCCTTGTGGTGGGTGTGGTGATTGGTGTGGTTGCTGTGGTTCAAAGCCCGAAGGCCCAGACCAACAGTACAGGAGACCTAAAAACCACGAACAGAGCTGTGACAACGTTGTGCCAAGGCTCAGATGACGAAAAGCTGTGTCACAATGTGCTTTCCACCTCAAACAGCTCAGACCCGAAGGATTACATTGTCACCGTGGTGAAATCCTCGATGGACAGTGTGATCAAAGCTTTCAACATGAGCGACAAGCTCACAGTGGAGCATGGCAACAGCAGCGAAGGAATGAAGATGGCTCTCGACGATTGCAAGGATTTGTTGCAATCCGCGATGCACGATCTTGAGGCCTCAGGTGTGATGGTCAAAGAGAGCAGCATCGAGGACGTTAACGATCGCACTGCCGAACTCAAGAACTGGTTAGGTGCTGTTGTGGCCTACCAGCTATCTTGCCTCGATGGCTTCAACACCGACGGCGAGAAGAAGGTTCAGGAACAGTTGCAGGCCGATAGCTTGGACAGCGTTGGAAAGCTCACTGGATTGGCACTCGATGTCGTGTCGGGGATTTCAAAGATTCTTCAATCCTTGGACTTGAACTTGGCTTTGAAACCCTCCACTCGTcgccttcttgagcttgatcaaGACGGGTACCCCACTTGGCTCTCCGCTGCTGACCGAAGGCTCTTGGCTCAAGGAGCTGTTCCCCATGCTACAGTGGCTAAGGATGGCAGCGGCCAATTCAAAACCATTACGGACGCCATCAACTCCTACCCCAAGAATCACCAAGGAAGATTTATCGTCTACGTCAAGGCCGGTGTCTATGACGAGTACATCCTTGTTGACAAGAACAAGGTGAATCTTCTCATCTATGGCGATGGCCCCACCAAGACCATCATCACCGGACGCAAAAACTTTGCCGAGGGTACCAAGACAATGAGAACCTCTACCTTCT CCACGGTTGCTGATGATTTCATGGCAAAGTCAATTGCATTCGAGAACACCGCCGGAGCAAAAGGACACCAAGCAGTGGCTCTTCGCGTGCAGGGTGATCGTTCAGTCTTCTTCGATTGCGCAATGCGCGGTTACCAAGACACATTGTACGCACACGCCCACCGTCAGTTCTACCGCAACTGTGAAATCTCTGGCACAATCGACTTCATCTTCGGATACGCCACCACCTTGATCCAGAACTCCAAGATCTTCGTGAGGAAGCCCGAAGCAAACCAACAGAACATAGTAGTGGCAGATGGAACAGGACAGAAGAACATGCCTACAGGCGTTGTCCTCCAGAACTGTGAGATCATGCCCGACCCTTCACTCGCCGCTGATCGCTTGACAGTGAAGACATACCTTGCCAGGCCATGGAAGGCATTCTCCAGGGCAATTTTCATCGAGAATGTGATCGGTGACTTGATCCAGCCAGAGGGCTACATTCCATGGAACCCTACTGTTGAGCCCAACACCAAAGACTGTTTCTTCGGTGAGTTTGGCAACAGTGGACCTGGTTCAAATGCTAACGCAAGGGCACCCTTTAGCAAAGGTGTGATCAGCAAGCAAGAGGCTGCCAAGTACACTGCTGAGGCCTGGCTCCAAGCTAGTGCCTGGTTGCCCGCCACTGGCATTCCCTTCGACGCTGGCTTCGTCAAAGCCTAA
- the LOC137829407 gene encoding uncharacterized protein — MFPRLYSLSTAKVAKVAEFGNWFNGVWIWHLCWRRSLFDWEKLLEEQLSQLLQGVKMDVGGVDSWVWKAEGSQSFTVNSAYSKVRRISDGESSPTYCRLWRCKALPSAVFLAWRVLENRIATRVNLVRCGMVVENPVCCLGGKVDESSSHLFAVCDFAWRVWCLCFEWLGVSFVIHLDPMQNFIQFRLSQTSVSVNDVWGAIWVGIVSEIWKHRNSVIFNGGVADVLEVFASAQVKVWSWIAAKSR; from the coding sequence ATGTTTCCGAGATTATATTCGCTTAGCACGGCTAAAGTTGCTAAGGTGGCCGAGTTCGGGAACTGGTTTAATGGTGTTTGGATTTGGCATTTGTGCTGGCGTAGATCCCTCTTTGACTGGGAGAAGTTGTTGGAGGAGCAGTTGAGTCAGTTGCTGCAAGGGGTGAAGATGGATGTGGGAGGGGTGGATAGCTGGGTCTGGAAGGCTGAGGGATCTCAAAGTTTTACTGTTAACTCAGCTTATAGCAAGGTAAGGAGGATTAGTGATGGGGAGTCCTCTCCGACCTACTGTAGGTTGTGGAGGTGTAAAGCTTTGCCTTCTGCTGTATTCTTGGCCTGGAGAGTTTTGGAAAATAGGATTGCAACTAGGGTTAATTTGGTAAGGTGCGGGATGGTGGTTGAAAACCCTGTATGTTGCTTGGGTGGGAAGGTCGATGAGTCGTCGAGTCACTTGTTCGCCGTTTGTGACTTTGCTTGGAGGGTCTGGTGCCTTTGCTTTGAGTGGCTTGGAGTGTCGTTCGTAATCCATTTGGATCCAATgcaaaattttattcaattcaGGTTGAGTCAGACATCTGTTTCGGTTAATGATGTTTGGGGGGCAATTTGGGTTGGAattgtgagtgaaatttggaagcATAGGAACTCGGTCATCTTTAATGGAGGAGTGGCGGATGTGTTAGAAGTTTTTGCCTCAGCACAAGTAAAGGTGTGGTCTTGGATTGCTGCAAAGTCCCGCTAA